One window from the genome of Gloeomargarita sp. SRBZ-1_bins_9 encodes:
- a CDS encoding DUF4115 domain-containing protein has translation MDGMKVSPYTPTQAARLREIGQYLRQVREEKNLTLADVAARTHIQTRMLRALEEGDVHQLPEPVYVRGFLRQYAQLLQIQDLDLSPLEPVMTVTPLPTSRPPSGPALRPWHLYLTYFLLILGAIGLLSYLLRPTPPSPTSPDSTPQTTEPSPQAPTSPSPVAASPSPAGELRVQVELTGQSWLQVVADGQVVFEGILSGGMTQTWTARETLVLAAGNAGEVQVRINDGPAQPLGAKGEVKEVKLTVDNPTLTPQPVR, from the coding sequence ATGGATGGTATGAAGGTGAGTCCCTACACCCCTACACAAGCGGCGCGTTTACGGGAAATCGGCCAGTATTTGCGTCAGGTGCGGGAGGAGAAAAATCTCACCCTGGCGGACGTGGCGGCGCGCACCCACATCCAAACCCGCATGTTGCGTGCCCTGGAGGAAGGAGACGTGCACCAGTTACCGGAACCCGTGTATGTGCGGGGCTTTCTGCGCCAGTACGCCCAACTTTTACAGATTCAAGATTTGGACTTGAGCCCCTTGGAGCCGGTGATGACGGTCACGCCCCTGCCCACGTCCCGCCCTCCTAGCGGTCCGGCTCTGCGGCCTTGGCATTTGTACCTAACGTACTTCCTGTTGATCCTGGGGGCGATTGGGCTGCTGTCCTATCTATTGCGTCCAACACCCCCATCCCCAACAAGTCCCGATTCAACGCCCCAGACAACGGAGCCATCGCCCCAGGCCCCGACATCCCCGTCCCCTGTGGCCGCTTCACCCTCACCGGCTGGGGAACTGCGGGTGCAGGTGGAGTTGACGGGCCAATCCTGGCTGCAGGTGGTGGCCGATGGGCAGGTGGTGTTTGAAGGGATTTTGAGTGGGGGGATGACCCAAACCTGGACGGCGCGGGAAACCTTGGTGCTGGCGGCGGGTAATGCCGGGGAAGTGCAGGTGCGGATCAATGACGGGCCGGCCCAACCCCTGGGCGCCAAGGGCGAGGTGAAGGAAGTGAAATTGACCGTGGACAACCCCACCCTGACACCCCAGCCGGTGCGATAG
- a CDS encoding pseudouridine synthase, with protein sequence MTIQRLQKILAQRGVAARRQAEALIRAGQVWVNGRPAQLGQRCDPQVDQITVQGRPLPPAPRRYYYLLHKPLGVVSTCYDPQGRRTVRDFLPPGLPPLYPVGRLDVDTTGALLLTNDGELTLALTHPRHPVWKVYWVWVAGHPSARVLERWRQGVELDGRPTLPAQVRVLRTFPQQTLLEVRLREGRNRQIRRVAAQLGYPVVRLHRQAIGAIDLGNLPVGKIRPLTEPELAFCRAVRAQVNL encoded by the coding sequence ATGACAATCCAGCGGTTACAGAAAATTCTGGCCCAACGAGGGGTGGCGGCGCGGCGGCAGGCAGAAGCGCTCATCCGGGCAGGACAGGTGTGGGTCAACGGACGACCGGCCCAGTTGGGGCAAAGGTGTGACCCCCAGGTGGATCAGATCACGGTACAAGGTCGGCCTTTACCCCCGGCCCCCCGCCGGTACTACTACCTGCTGCACAAACCCCTGGGGGTGGTCAGCACCTGCTATGACCCCCAAGGACGCCGAACTGTACGGGATTTTTTGCCGCCGGGCCTGCCGCCGTTGTATCCCGTGGGCCGTTTGGATGTGGACACTACAGGGGCCTTGTTGCTCACCAACGATGGGGAATTAACCCTGGCCTTGACCCATCCCCGCCATCCCGTGTGGAAGGTGTACTGGGTGTGGGTGGCGGGGCATCCCTCGGCGCGGGTTCTCGAACGGTGGCGGCAGGGGGTGGAACTGGACGGACGACCCACCTTGCCGGCCCAGGTGCGGGTGTTGCGGACCTTCCCTCAACAAACCCTGTTGGAGGTGCGCCTGCGGGAGGGACGCAACCGACAAATCCGGCGGGTGGCAGCCCAGTTGGGCTATCCAGTGGTCCGGTTGCATCGACAGGCCATCGGTGCCATTGATTTGGGGAACTTGCCGGTGGGGAAGATCCGTCCCTTGACAGAGCCGGAATTGGCCTTTTGCCGGGCGGTGCGGGCGCAAGTAAACTTGTAA
- the hemF gene encoding oxygen-dependent coproporphyrinogen oxidase — protein sequence MAVAGLPPSDARQRVSQFLRQLQDEICQALEAADGQAKFREDTWERPEGGGGRSRVMEGGALLERGGVNFSEVWGQQLPPSIVEQRPEAKGHPFYATGTSLVLHPRNPYVPTVHLNYRYFEAGPVWWFGGGADLTPYYPFREDAVHFHRVHKEALDAHHPEYYPVFKRWCDEYFYLKHRQETRGVGGIFFDYQDGVGPLYRGNHSQGNAAIYSNKVGELPPRCWEEVFRMVQSCAQAFLPAYLPIVERRRDMVYGDRERQFQLYRRGRYVEFNLIYDRGTIFGLQTNGRTESILMSMPPLARWEYCYTPEPGSPEAQLTQEFLKPQDWLALATV from the coding sequence ATGGCAGTAGCAGGGTTACCGCCGAGTGATGCCCGGCAACGGGTGAGTCAATTTTTGCGGCAGTTGCAGGATGAGATTTGTCAGGCCTTGGAGGCGGCTGACGGTCAGGCCAAGTTCCGGGAGGACACCTGGGAACGGCCCGAGGGGGGTGGCGGTCGCTCACGGGTGATGGAGGGTGGCGCACTCCTGGAGCGGGGGGGGGTGAATTTCTCTGAGGTTTGGGGGCAGCAGCTTCCCCCCTCGATTGTGGAACAGCGTCCCGAGGCCAAGGGGCATCCTTTTTACGCCACAGGAACGTCGTTGGTATTGCATCCCCGCAATCCCTACGTCCCCACGGTGCATTTAAACTATCGTTATTTTGAGGCGGGGCCGGTGTGGTGGTTTGGCGGGGGCGCGGATTTGACGCCCTACTACCCCTTCCGGGAGGATGCGGTGCATTTTCACCGGGTCCACAAGGAAGCGCTGGATGCCCATCACCCCGAATACTATCCGGTGTTCAAACGCTGGTGTGATGAATACTTCTATTTGAAGCACCGGCAGGAAACCCGCGGGGTGGGTGGGATTTTCTTTGATTACCAAGACGGGGTTGGTCCCCTGTACCGGGGCAACCACTCCCAGGGCAATGCGGCCATCTACAGCAACAAAGTAGGGGAATTGCCCCCCCGTTGTTGGGAGGAAGTGTTCCGCATGGTGCAAAGTTGCGCCCAGGCGTTCTTGCCGGCCTATTTGCCCATCGTGGAACGGCGCCGGGATATGGTCTATGGGGACCGGGAGCGGCAGTTCCAGCTTTACCGGCGGGGGCGCTACGTGGAGTTCAATCTCATCTACGACCGGGGAACGATCTTTGGGTTACAAACCAACGGGCGCACTGAATCTATCCTGATGTCTATGCCGCCGCTGGCCCGCTGGGAGTACTGCTACACGCCGGAGCCGGGGAGTCCCGAGGCGCAACTGACCCAGGAGTTCCTCAAGCCCCAGGACTGGCTGGCCCTGGCCACGGTGTAG
- the cydB gene encoding cytochrome d ubiquinol oxidase subunit II, whose product MPSTSLDPLAHFLPQVWFFILGLFLFLYVLLDGFDLGVGILSLTAKGEERRTILMTSLGNVWDANETWLVLMGGSLFGAFPLAYATILQALYIPLVIMVVGLILRAVSFEFRENAENKMVWNVAFGVGSFIAALGQGFALGTVFEGIKVDAAGHFVGTPWDWLTWRTVVVALTLIQGYVLIGSTYLILKTTGELQQTYYRTATIATWTTLAGAIYITVSTPLLSEHARELLFSRPLVYVFAAIPVLGLGLVAALLRSLQLRQEVAPIVYTFLIFALSFIGLGFLIFPHIIPPSITIYQAAAAPSTLVFMLTFVGFLIPIVLGYNIYNYVVFRGKIGGPGKPQAAGH is encoded by the coding sequence ATGCCGTCCACATCCCTGGACCCCCTGGCCCATTTTCTGCCCCAGGTCTGGTTTTTCATCTTGGGGCTGTTTTTATTCCTGTATGTGTTGCTGGATGGATTTGACCTGGGGGTGGGGATTTTGTCCCTGACGGCCAAGGGAGAGGAACGGCGCACGATTTTGATGACCAGTCTGGGGAATGTCTGGGACGCCAACGAAACGTGGCTGGTACTGATGGGGGGGTCGTTGTTTGGGGCCTTTCCCCTAGCTTACGCCACGATTCTGCAGGCCCTGTACATCCCCCTGGTGATCATGGTGGTGGGGCTGATCCTGCGGGCGGTATCCTTTGAGTTCCGGGAAAATGCTGAGAACAAGATGGTGTGGAACGTGGCCTTTGGGGTGGGGAGTTTCATTGCCGCCCTGGGGCAGGGGTTTGCCCTGGGAACGGTGTTTGAAGGGATCAAGGTGGATGCGGCGGGGCATTTTGTGGGCACCCCCTGGGATTGGTTGACCTGGCGGACGGTGGTGGTGGCCTTGACTTTGATCCAGGGCTATGTGCTCATCGGTTCCACCTACCTGATCCTGAAGACCACCGGCGAGTTGCAGCAGACTTACTACCGCACGGCAACGATTGCCACCTGGACGACCCTGGCGGGGGCGATTTACATCACCGTGAGCACCCCCCTGCTGTCGGAACACGCGCGGGAGTTGTTGTTCTCGCGGCCTTTGGTGTATGTTTTTGCGGCGATTCCTGTGCTGGGGTTAGGGCTGGTGGCGGCTTTGTTGCGCAGTTTGCAGTTACGTCAGGAGGTGGCCCCCATTGTGTACACCTTTTTGATCTTTGCCCTGTCGTTTATCGGGTTGGGGTTTTTGATTTTTCCCCACATCATTCCCCCCAGCATCACCATTTACCAGGCAGCGGCGGCCCCCAGTACGTTGGTGTTTATGCTGACGTTTGTGGGCTTTTTGATCCCCATCGTCCTGGGCTATAACATCTACAACTACGTGGTCTTCCGGGGCAAGATTGGGGGGCCGGGGAAACCCCAAGCAGCGGGTCATTAA
- a CDS encoding DUF4070 domain-containing protein — MVEATGTSRRTPYRPQHRRRILCVFPRYSPAFGTFHHAYELMPGVKAFMPPQGLLVVAAYMPESWEVRLVDENIRPVRRWEYRWADAVIISGMHIQRPQILAINRQAHRWGKITVLGGPSVSACPEYYPEVDILHLGELGDATDAVIAYLDQHTTRPEKQLIFRTQERVPLHEFPIPAYHKLPLDRYFIGSIQFSSGCPYHCEFCDIPALYGNHPRLKTPQQILEELDAILAAGNPGAIYFVDDNFVGNRKAVMQLLPHLIEWQKKRGYPVQFACEATLNLAQSPKILAMMREAYFCTVFCGIETPEPEALRSIAKDHNLSLPILEAVKILNSYGLEVVSGIIMGLDTDTPDTADRILEFIRLSNIPMLTINLLYALPKTPLWTRLEKEGRLIFDENRESNVDFRLPYEQVVAMWRYCITQAYTPEFLYRRFAYNLKHTYPNRIQPPNSPARTNWKNLLKGLRLMANILVKVGLLSDYRDVFWKFALPALKEGQIEYVISAALVAHHLIKFARECGQGHQSASFYSQKIRHPVAVSTTY; from the coding sequence ATGGTTGAAGCAACTGGAACCTCCCGGCGCACCCCTTACCGGCCTCAGCACCGGCGGCGCATTTTGTGTGTGTTTCCCCGCTACAGCCCCGCCTTTGGGACGTTTCACCATGCCTACGAACTGATGCCGGGGGTGAAGGCCTTTATGCCGCCCCAGGGGTTGCTGGTGGTAGCGGCCTACATGCCTGAAAGCTGGGAGGTGCGTCTGGTGGACGAGAACATTCGACCTGTGCGCCGGTGGGAGTATCGGTGGGCGGATGCGGTGATCATCAGCGGCATGCACATCCAAAGGCCCCAGATTTTAGCCATCAATCGCCAGGCCCATCGCTGGGGCAAGATTACGGTTTTGGGGGGACCATCGGTGTCGGCCTGCCCGGAGTACTACCCGGAGGTGGACATTTTGCACCTGGGGGAGCTGGGGGATGCCACCGATGCGGTGATTGCCTACTTGGACCAACACACCACCCGCCCGGAAAAACAGCTCATTTTTCGTACCCAAGAACGGGTGCCCCTGCACGAATTCCCCATTCCCGCTTACCACAAATTGCCCCTGGACCGGTATTTCATCGGCAGCATTCAGTTTTCCAGCGGTTGTCCCTACCACTGCGAGTTTTGTGACATTCCTGCCCTGTATGGCAACCACCCCCGTCTGAAAACGCCCCAGCAAATCCTCGAGGAGCTAGACGCCATCCTGGCAGCGGGGAATCCGGGGGCCATTTACTTTGTAGACGACAATTTTGTGGGCAATCGCAAGGCGGTGATGCAACTGCTGCCCCATCTGATTGAGTGGCAAAAAAAGCGGGGGTATCCGGTGCAGTTTGCCTGCGAAGCCACCCTAAACCTGGCCCAAAGCCCCAAAATTTTGGCCATGATGCGGGAGGCCTATTTCTGCACCGTGTTTTGCGGGATTGAAACCCCCGAGCCGGAAGCCCTGCGGTCCATTGCCAAAGACCACAACCTGAGCCTGCCTATTTTGGAGGCGGTGAAAATTCTCAACAGTTACGGCCTCGAGGTGGTCTCCGGGATCATTATGGGTCTGGACACGGACACCCCCGACACCGCCGACCGGATTCTGGAATTTATTCGCCTATCGAACATTCCCATGTTGACCATCAACCTGTTGTATGCCCTACCCAAAACCCCCCTGTGGACGCGGCTGGAAAAGGAAGGGCGCTTGATTTTTGATGAAAACCGCGAATCCAACGTGGATTTCCGGCTGCCCTACGAGCAGGTGGTGGCCATGTGGCGCTACTGCATTACCCAAGCCTACACTCCGGAATTCCTCTACCGGCGTTTTGCCTACAACCTGAAGCACACCTATCCCAACCGCATCCAGCCCCCTAACAGTCCCGCCCGCACCAACTGGAAAAACCTACTCAAGGGCTTGCGGCTCATGGCCAATATATTGGTCAAGGTGGGGCTGTTGAGCGACTACCGGGATGTGTTCTGGAAGTTCGCCCTTCCCGCCCTCAAAGAGGGGCAAATCGAATACGTCATCAGCGCCGCCCTGGTGGCCCATCACCTGATTAAATTCGCCCGGGAGTGCGGCCAGGGGCACCAGTCGGCCTCCTTCTACTCCCAAAAAATCCGCCACCCCGTGGCCGTCAGCACCACCTATTAA
- a CDS encoding cytochrome ubiquinol oxidase subunit I: protein MLESWLDTVTLSRWQFALTAIFHMLWPVLTTGMAIYLVIVEALWLKTRDLAYYHHARFWSKLYLLNFGIGVASGLPMAFQFGLNWAPFSEAVGDFFGTLLGFEGTMAFMLEASFLGIMVFGWERVPPVIHLISTICVAIGANLSTFWILTANSWLQTPAGGVFVNGKFVVQDFFQAIGNPYMLHSFLHMFFATLETSLLVIGGISAWYILQRRETAFFSRSLKIALVMLVLVAPLQILVGHWSAEQVYHYQPTKLAAMEALWETVPAHTPADWSLLALPNNQLQTNTWELKIPGLLSYLLEFKPALETPILGLKEWAPQDRPQLVGLVYYSFRLMIAIGLFFAGLMVVSLVQWWRGQFLPERISENRWLLWAWVYAGPLGYIAVEAGWMVRCVGRQPWLVYGQLRTVESASDLPPQLVLFSLTGLMLLYAVFFVMALYFGRKIILKGPNLSLPAPRAAVQPVIEPAQHLPDQRPAEAQF from the coding sequence ATGCTGGAGTCTTGGTTGGATACGGTGACCCTGTCCCGCTGGCAGTTTGCCCTGACGGCCATTTTTCATATGCTCTGGCCAGTGCTAACCACGGGGATGGCGATTTATCTGGTGATCGTCGAGGCCCTGTGGCTGAAGACCCGCGACCTGGCCTACTACCACCACGCCCGGTTTTGGTCGAAGTTGTATTTGCTGAATTTTGGGATTGGGGTGGCGTCGGGGTTACCGATGGCGTTTCAGTTTGGGCTGAATTGGGCGCCGTTTTCGGAAGCGGTAGGAGACTTTTTTGGGACCCTGTTGGGCTTTGAAGGCACGATGGCGTTTATGCTGGAGGCCAGCTTCCTGGGGATTATGGTCTTTGGCTGGGAGCGGGTGCCGCCGGTGATCCATCTCATTTCCACGATTTGTGTGGCGATTGGGGCCAACCTGTCTACGTTTTGGATCTTGACGGCTAATTCCTGGTTGCAGACGCCCGCCGGGGGAGTGTTTGTCAATGGCAAGTTCGTGGTGCAGGACTTTTTTCAGGCCATTGGCAACCCCTATATGCTCCACAGTTTTCTGCACATGTTTTTTGCCACCTTGGAAACGTCGCTGTTGGTGATTGGGGGGATTAGCGCCTGGTATATCCTACAGCGGCGGGAGACAGCGTTTTTCAGCCGTTCGTTGAAGATTGCCCTGGTGATGTTGGTGCTGGTGGCGCCGCTGCAAATCCTGGTGGGACACTGGAGCGCGGAACAGGTGTACCATTACCAGCCCACCAAGCTGGCGGCGATGGAGGCCCTGTGGGAAACGGTGCCGGCCCATACCCCGGCGGATTGGAGTCTGCTGGCCCTGCCCAATAACCAGTTGCAGACTAACACCTGGGAGCTGAAGATTCCTGGTTTGTTGAGCTACCTGCTGGAGTTCAAACCGGCCTTGGAGACGCCGATTTTGGGGTTGAAGGAATGGGCGCCCCAGGACCGGCCCCAATTGGTGGGCTTGGTGTACTATTCGTTCCGCCTCATGATTGCTATCGGGCTGTTTTTCGCGGGGTTGATGGTGGTGTCCCTGGTGCAGTGGTGGCGGGGGCAATTTCTTCCAGAAAGGATTAGTGAAAATCGGTGGCTACTCTGGGCCTGGGTGTACGCGGGGCCGCTGGGGTATATCGCCGTGGAGGCGGGCTGGATGGTGCGCTGCGTGGGCCGTCAACCTTGGCTGGTCTATGGGCAGTTGCGTACGGTGGAGTCGGCCTCCGATTTGCCGCCCCAGTTGGTGCTGTTTTCCTTGACGGGGCTGATGCTGCTGTATGCCGTGTTCTTTGTCATGGCCCTGTACTTCGGGCGCAAGATTATTCTCAAGGGGCCGAATTTGTCCCTGCCAGCACCCCGGGCGGCTGTACAACCGGTCATCGAACCGGCCCAGCATTTACCGGACCAACGTCCAGCGGAAGCCCAGTTTTAG
- the bioB gene encoding biotin synthase BioB, protein MTVTAPDCRYDWQPEEVQAIYEQPLLELILQAAQIHRRYHSPREVQVCKLVSVKTGGCPEDCAYCAQSAHYQTGITPQPLMDVEQVVAIAERAKAQGVSRLCLGAAWREVRPGRQFDQVLEMIRRVTALGLEVCCTLGMLTSEQARQLSEAGLYAYNHNLDTSRRYYPQVITTRTYDDRLHTIAHVRQTPITVCCGGILGLGETHQDRIDLLTTLARLQPHPESVPINILSRVPGTPLANQEPVPLWDVLRVLATARILMPKSDLRLAAGRAHLSPAEQALCFLAGVNSIFSSDDGQMLTRTTPCPSYQQDQALLAQLGLVSRPPRIGNKTTC, encoded by the coding sequence ATGACGGTTACGGCACCCGACTGTCGCTACGACTGGCAACCGGAGGAGGTCCAGGCGATTTACGAGCAACCCCTACTGGAACTGATCCTCCAGGCGGCACAGATCCACCGGCGCTACCATTCCCCCCGCGAGGTGCAGGTGTGCAAGCTGGTGTCTGTGAAAACCGGCGGTTGCCCCGAAGATTGTGCCTATTGCGCCCAGTCGGCCCACTACCAGACGGGCATTACGCCCCAGCCCCTGATGGATGTGGAACAGGTGGTGGCCATTGCCGAGCGGGCCAAAGCCCAGGGGGTGAGCCGGTTGTGTCTAGGGGCGGCCTGGCGGGAGGTGCGACCGGGACGGCAGTTTGACCAGGTGCTGGAAATGATCCGCCGGGTGACGGCCCTGGGGTTGGAGGTGTGCTGCACCTTGGGGATGCTGACATCTGAGCAAGCCCGCCAGTTGAGCGAAGCAGGACTGTACGCCTACAACCACAACCTGGATACCTCCCGCCGCTATTACCCCCAGGTGATCACCACCCGCACCTACGACGACCGTCTCCACACCATTGCCCACGTGCGCCAGACGCCCATCACCGTGTGTTGCGGAGGGATTTTGGGGCTGGGGGAAACCCATCAAGACCGGATTGACCTGCTGACCACCCTGGCGCGCCTGCAACCCCACCCGGAATCGGTGCCCATTAATATCCTGTCCCGGGTACCAGGAACCCCCCTGGCGAACCAGGAACCGGTGCCCCTGTGGGATGTGCTGCGGGTGCTGGCCACCGCCCGGATTCTCATGCCCAAAAGCGATTTGCGCCTGGCGGCAGGGCGGGCCCACCTGAGTCCGGCGGAACAGGCCCTGTGCTTCCTGGCGGGCGTGAACTCGATTTTTTCCAGCGACGACGGCCAGATGCTCACCCGCACCACCCCCTGCCCCAGCTACCAACAGGACCAGGCTCTCCTGGCGCAACTGGGACTCGTCAGCCGCCCACCCCGCATTGGCAATAAAACAACTTGTTGA
- a CDS encoding peptidoglycan DD-metalloendopeptidase family protein — protein sequence MASIPSDTPARSLATSSVLTGLVAVGALVGQGVVWAQEPVLTAEVPSQQQEAGGAVAPEELLLEHRVRAGETLWQLSYLYQVSVEELARFNGLQPNQVLAVGQVLRIPPRSTAPNRTETLLERVRRQALARQGRLPAQATTLMEAPRLVAHSAQEVSPKYLGTYRVQPGDTLSEIARRYQVSLPELVRWNRLRNPDLLYPGQVLRIPSPALLPPATAQRPVPQVLANLRAPRLATPSAPTPRPSTPPVNPLQGTDALGELNTDNLRRQPAVQDLSAILPPVFPPLPSEGTADDRQALTLPPLENIDRFLPKDPSFFRSYIWPTRGIITSGFGPRWGRMHQGIDIAGPVGTPIVAAAPGTVIFAGWNSGGYGNLVKIQHDNGSVTYYAHNHRLLVRPNQRVEQGQLIAEMGSTGFSTGPHLHFEIRKPGRGPVNPIAFLPPRR from the coding sequence ATGGCCTCGATCCCGAGCGATACGCCGGCACGCTCTCTGGCTACTTCGTCGGTGTTGACGGGCCTGGTGGCTGTGGGTGCTCTGGTGGGGCAGGGAGTGGTCTGGGCCCAGGAGCCGGTGTTAACAGCGGAGGTGCCATCTCAGCAGCAGGAAGCCGGTGGAGCCGTGGCGCCGGAGGAACTCCTGTTGGAGCACCGGGTGCGGGCGGGCGAAACCCTCTGGCAGTTGTCTTACTTGTATCAGGTGTCGGTGGAAGAACTGGCCCGCTTTAACGGCCTGCAACCGAATCAGGTGCTGGCGGTGGGTCAAGTGCTGCGAATTCCTCCCCGTTCGACGGCGCCTAATCGCACGGAAACCCTGCTGGAGCGGGTACGGCGACAGGCCTTGGCCCGACAGGGACGTTTACCGGCCCAGGCCACGACGCTAATGGAAGCACCCCGGCTGGTGGCGCATAGTGCCCAGGAGGTCTCACCCAAGTACCTGGGGACCTATCGGGTGCAACCGGGAGATACCTTGAGCGAGATTGCCCGCCGTTATCAGGTTTCGTTGCCGGAATTGGTGCGCTGGAATCGCCTGAGAAATCCTGACCTGCTCTATCCGGGTCAAGTGTTGCGCATCCCCAGTCCGGCCTTGCTGCCCCCGGCTACGGCCCAACGGCCTGTGCCCCAGGTGTTGGCCAATTTGCGTGCGCCCCGGTTGGCCACGCCCTCAGCGCCGACACCACGGCCCAGTACACCGCCGGTCAATCCCCTCCAGGGAACGGATGCCCTGGGTGAGCTGAATACGGATAACCTACGGCGGCAACCAGCGGTTCAGGACCTATCGGCCATCCTGCCGCCTGTGTTTCCGCCCCTGCCATCGGAAGGCACTGCGGATGACCGGCAAGCTTTGACGTTGCCCCCATTGGAAAACATTGACCGGTTTCTCCCCAAAGACCCCAGCTTCTTCCGGAGCTATATCTGGCCGACGCGGGGCATTATCACTTCGGGTTTTGGACCGCGTTGGGGGCGGATGCACCAGGGGATTGATATTGCCGGGCCGGTAGGGACGCCGATTGTGGCCGCTGCGCCGGGGACGGTCATCTTTGCCGGTTGGAATTCGGGCGGTTACGGCAATCTGGTGAAAATCCAGCATGACAACGGCAGCGTCACCTACTATGCCCACAACCATCGTCTGTTGGTGCGGCCCAACCAACGGGTGGAACAGGGGCAGTTGATTGCGGAGATGGGCAGCACTGGCTTTAGCACCGGGCCACACCTGCACTTTGAAATCCGCAAGCCGGGCCGGGGGCCGGTGAATCCCATAGCCTTCTTGCCGCCCCGTCGGTAA
- a CDS encoding tRNA (cytidine(34)-2'-O)-methyltransferase, whose amino-acid sequence MLIEGMYSFCDTDFPLHVVLVQPQIPPNTGNIARTCAATRTPLHLIGPLGFELSDRYLKRAGLDYWPYVRYRVYPDWPSFVSTCTPVNGRWLAFTPQAETCFWDYRFRWGDWLFFGSETTGLPQICLQACHAHLHIPMVEPGVRSLNLSVSVAVALFEARRQLYHEK is encoded by the coding sequence ATGCTAATCGAAGGAATGTACAGCTTTTGTGATACGGATTTCCCCTTGCATGTTGTTTTGGTCCAGCCGCAGATTCCCCCTAATACTGGCAATATCGCCCGCACCTGTGCGGCAACACGCACACCTTTACATCTCATTGGACCCCTAGGATTTGAACTAAGCGACCGCTATTTGAAACGGGCTGGTCTGGACTACTGGCCCTATGTCCGCTACCGGGTTTATCCTGATTGGCCCAGTTTTGTCAGTACATGTACCCCAGTGAATGGACGCTGGCTGGCCTTTACTCCCCAGGCGGAAACCTGCTTTTGGGACTACCGATTTCGCTGGGGCGACTGGCTGTTTTTTGGCAGCGAAACCACGGGCTTACCGCAGATTTGCCTGCAGGCTTGTCATGCACATTTACATATCCCCATGGTGGAACCGGGCGTGCGCAGCCTCAACCTATCGGTAAGCGTGGCCGTGGCCCTGTTTGAAGCCCGCCGCCAGCTTTATCACGAGAAATGA
- a CDS encoding peroxiredoxin yields MALAVGMQAPDFRTVDTQGRPVSLADFAGKTVVLYFYPKDDTPGCTKEACGFRDHYATYQQHNVVVLGVSRDDQASHQAFTQKYNLPFPLLVDTDGAISRAYDVDGGGYSKRVTYVIDPQGKISRVYTTVNTATHASDILADLGLAG; encoded by the coding sequence ATGGCTCTGGCTGTAGGGATGCAGGCGCCTGATTTTCGCACGGTGGACACCCAGGGTCGCCCCGTATCGTTGGCCGATTTTGCGGGTAAAACCGTGGTGCTGTATTTCTATCCCAAGGACGACACCCCCGGTTGCACCAAGGAAGCCTGTGGGTTCCGGGACCACTATGCCACCTACCAGCAGCACAATGTAGTGGTGTTGGGGGTCAGTCGAGACGACCAGGCATCGCACCAGGCCTTTACCCAGAAGTACAACCTACCCTTTCCCCTGCTGGTGGATACGGATGGGGCCATCAGCCGGGCCTACGACGTCGACGGGGGTGGGTACAGCAAACGGGTGACCTATGTCATTGACCCCCAGGGCAAAATCAGTCGTGTCTATACCACGGTCAACACGGCCACCCATGCCAGCGATATCTTGGCGGACTTGGGTTTAGCCGGATGA